CGTAAACCGCAAGAGAAGTGGTGTCATTTATGTCAAACTGTAAAGATTGAAAGGAGTTAAGACAGGATCAATAGGCTATGAAGGCATTATTGTAGCAAACTGGTTTGTAACATTTGTGTTTGGTTATTTTAGGTTAACCAAAGTGCACTGTATAACTCTTAACTAAACACAGTCTAGATAAGTTGTTACTCATGCAACAGTGCAGCTTAATTCACTATCATATTAGATTCTGCATTTAAAAGATGTAAAAGATATATGTTACAAAGGAAAACATACTAAGAACATCAAACGAACACAAACCAAAGTTTGAGAATAAGCAGAAGaggtcaaaaatatttttgtagttTGGGGAAGGCTCAAGTAAAATCGTCGTCACATCATTActatgaaaaaaaatttaaaagcaaaaaacagaaaaaaccaaaagcaCAAAAATGTAGAGTTGTTCAGGTTCGACATGAATGCCAACTAGTGGGCCTTGGGGTTTCATGGTTTTCTTAGCAGTAGTGATGTTGATGAGTACACAATAAATTGAATTTAGGTTTTGGAGAGACAACTAATTTGTCGAGAgagaaagttgattttaaattaagttttattttaaatctttCAACCATTGGATTAATTAAAtggttgaaatttgaatttgtagCGGCTGAGACAATATTCTGTGGAGAGGATCCGCATACATTATTGATGCTATATCATTGAGTTCAACATAACATACAATCACCTACAGGGAAGGCTCATGTAAAACTATCACAACAAacaattcattcataaacaCCAATACTTTCAAGGAAATATggtaaagaaaaacaaaattttaatcaatGAAGAGTTGCTCAGGTAACCGCTCAGATTCGACATGAATGCCGAAGTATCATAAGCACTCTACGAATGCCATCAATAAACTGAGTATCATCATAGCAACACAACATGGAAATACAAACTAATCTAAAATAGTCAAAAGACAAACACAGGCATcttcatcaaccaatcaaacacACGAAAATTAATACAATGTAGAGTTGCTCAGCTAACCGCTCAGGATCGACATGAATGCCGAAGTATCATCAAGCACTCAATGAATGCCATCAATAAACTGAGTTTCCTCACAGCAAAACAACATGGAaatacaaaacaataaaaaaaaaatggaaagaaaaaacaaatacatcatcaatcaatcaaactgAGTCACTTCACTAATGTGCATATAACTAAACAGATTGCAAACACTACAAAGATAATGAGATTGAAGTGATCTCTGCATTAAGCTTGACTAGCAAAATCACAGTAAAATCAGTTTTCACAATGTCACATATGAACCAATTTATCAATGCTATATCATTGAGTTATTGAGTTAAACAGAACATTCAATCACCAATTTATAAATGCTATGTCACCCATTTATAATGCATAGTACTGGGAAGGCTCAAGTGTTATTTTCACAACTAATATGTCATAACTAAAAACACTttcaaagagaaacaaaaattgaaacaatGAAGAGTTGCTCAGCTAACCGCTCAGATTCGACACAAATGCCGAAGTATCATCGATATTCAAATGAATGCCTTCAAAAAACTGAGTTTCATCATAGCAACACAGCATGGAAATACAAACCAATGTAAAACAGTCAAAAGACGAACAAACAAGCCTCTTCATCAATCCACCAAACACATGAAAAATTAATACAATGTAGAGTTGCTCAGGTAACCGCTCAGGTTCGACATGAATGCCGAAGTATCATCAAGCACTCAATGAATACCATCAATAAACTGAGTTTCATCATAGCAACACGACGTGGAAATCCAAAACAATGGAAATAAAAACAGACACAAGCATCTTCATCAATCCACCAAACTCAAAATCACTAAAGTACTGTCAATAGAACTAAACAGATTACACACACGAAAAGATAACGAGGTTAAAGCGACTTCTACATTAAGCAAAAATTACACTGAACCTTCTCTCCACAAGTGGCTAGAAAAGCAGTAAATTTTCACCATGTCACATATAAACCAATTTAAAGATGCTATATTATCAAGTTAAAAGTAAGATCCAGTCACCTATATATACTGCATAGCACAGGGAAAGCTCAAGTAAAATTCCAATAACTAGTCATAACtacaaacacaataaaaaattgaaacaatgaAGAGTTGCTCAGTTAACCGCTCAGGTTCGACACGAGTGCCAAAGTATCACAAAGCATTCTACGAAAACCATCAATAATCTGTAGTATCATCATAGCAACTCAACATGgcaataaaaacatcatatcaCTATCACACGAATAGCATCAATAAACAGTAGTATGATCATAGCAACTCAACATGGCAATAAAAACAGCATAAAAAAGCACATGCATCAAACTCACTATTACTATCACTCAACATGGCAataaacacaacacaaaaaacCACATGCATCATTATATACACACTACTCAGATTAGGAATACTAAAAGGGAAAGGCAAAGCAACTTTTACATTAAGCTTATCAAGCAATTCCAACGGCAGGCCTTCTCCATCAGGCAACACTTCCTTTGGGTCTTCATTTTCCACTGTTTCATTGTATCCATTTTTATCAGCCTCCAAGGTTATCACACCATCACGTTTTTCATTGAACAATTTACCAGCACCACTTGGATTCTCCTCAGACGCTGTTGCCCTTACATTTCTAAGGAAAGCTGAGCCTGAAATAAcataaaacacaaattaaaactCAACACTTCTTCCCCTACATTTTTAGGCAGTTAAAGTTTCAATTTTGACAATAAACACGATAACCCATAAGCTACAAAAGTAACAAAATAAGAATCAAAGTATTGCATCAATTTTCCACATCATTGcagatgaattttttattattgtaccataaaaacacaaattaaaactCAACACTTTCCCATAATTATATCCaatcaaaaatgtaattttgaatttttgacaATAAACACAACAACAAGCTTAATTAGCAGGATTAAGAATCAACGTATTGCATCAATATTCCACACCACATCAcatgaatattttataataaacaacatataacgcAAAAATTTAAAACTCAACACTTTCCCTTCAATTCTATGAagttaaaaatgcaattttgacaaTAAACACAACAACCCGTTTGCTCAAAAAGCTTAATTAACAAGAAAATTCAAAGTATTGCATCAAATTTTCACCACcttatcacataaaaaaaaaaaaattaaataaaacattaacaTAAGCTTAAATCTCAAACATTTAGAGTTACCAACAAGAAAAACAAGCAAAAGGGTATgcatttaaacaaaattaatataaaaaacgaTAAAGAAAAcgaaatgaaaaaatgaaaacccTAGTTTTTGGTAAAGATTGAAGAACGTACGAGATAAGAGTGCATGTTTCGGAGGAAAAGAGGGTTTATGGTGAAAAGCGAAGGAATTGGGAAGTTTGGAAAGAGTGAGAGGCTGAACTGTACAATGCCCcatttgtgaattgtgaaggaAGAGGTTGCTGAGTGAAGGGATTTCTAGCCCTTTATATACAAAATGGTTTCTAGGGTTTTCAAgctttttttctcaattttcaattttttatttagtaatatttatctctattaattttttctcaattttcaattttttattcagtaatccctccggtccttattataattttttatttagtactccctccggtccttgttataagaaacaattgactttttatgttcattggataattaatgtatctcgttataaatagagactagatacatcacttacacagtgaacctaaaaagtcaattatttcttataataaggaccagagggagtaatatttatctctattaataactcaaaatgGTCTTTttgtcaaacattttttttagattggTCATGACTATattagttgttttgtattttaagtcATTATCGTACCAAATaagattcaaaatatattatgtcATTAACCACTAAATAGTATTAAAAAGATATTGAGCCATTAAcactcaaaatacaaaataactAATAGAGTCGTGGATCAATCTGAGAAACGTTTGACAAAGACATTGACcattttgagttattaatagAGTCGAGAATCAATTTGAGAATTTAGTACaaaaatagggaccaatttGATGGTTTACTACGTATTCAATAGCAACTctatcccttcaaaaaaaaaactatgtttaaTTACATcgatattttatgaaaattgctTTTGTCACACATAAAATTGCTCACATGAACCGACAAAAGACAAAAAATGTCTTCAACGACAGTTAATTATCGTTTTTCTGATACAACGGTAGTTACCTATCGTTCTCTCAATGGCAGTTAATTGTCGTTGCGATCTGAACTTATTccagaacaacaacaactctcACGTATgttcaaaacataaaattaaattaaaaaaaaaaaaaaacacaatcaaacTCCCTCAAACCAACTCCAtctattttcttcaacttcaagCAACTCATCAATCAAATTACAAGTAAGTGTTCTCAATTCATATtgttatcatattttttgttttatatgttagttattttgaattaaaacggTGAAATGTTGTTTAAGGttgtagaaaaaaaatgatttttaggttATTTTGTGATCGCATATTTAAATGTTGTGATTGCCAATGTTGTTTAGCCTAGGTCTATGTTCAATATAGTTGTTTACAAGTTGAAATAACACAATGAATcgatgttatttattttgtactttAAGTATTTGATGAAATGCATGAAtgagtttttaattaatttttcattgctCCCGCATAGACATAGACTCGGCAAAGAGATCATGGCCAATAACGCCTGCAGGGATAGGATGGCGGCACACCCTATGCCTAAGAGGGGAAGGGGGTGTAGGAACCCCAATTGGATAGAGAGCTAACAGTCGGATATATCACAAGTTGTTGATCCTACACAAGATCGGTACCATGTGACTCAAAAGAGTTCTACAATGCTGTCGAGCAGCATTACCGTGATGAGGAAGTTCAACCTGAGCATAACGCAGAGGTTCAGGACAAGGGTCTGACAGTCCCACCAACACTTGATGAATTTCATGGAGGGCCTTCTTGTCAATCTTTGTTGCCCTCGCAAAGCATATTCCTTTCAAGATTTTGAATGATGTCAAAAATGTAAGTGTTTGATATCTGTCCttgttcatttatctttttaatttttaagtgttatagtattttttatcGTTTCTATTcaattaactattttattttttatttcagatTCGAGAAAAGTGTGTACTCTGCTACATTGGACATGGAGATAAGGTAGAAGATCTTACACGCTTGGCACATCATCTGCTATGATTTTGGGGTTTCATTCATGCTTCTGGTCTTTTTCCATTGCTTTTTACGGGGTTCCTGAATGTGAGCCATGCCATGCTTATTGTCCTGTCTGAGAGGTAGCATGAGGAGACTATTAGTTTTTATTTGCATGTGGAGGAGATGACTGTCACATTGGATGATGTGGTGTGTTTACTACACATCCCCATTGAAGGGAGGATGTTGAGTCACAATGAAAAGGTCTCCCATGCTATAGGAGTTGCGCTTATGACTAAGTTGGTAAGTGTTTTTGAGGTTgttgtcataaaaaaatatggtacTGATATGACTTATTCTTGGCTAAGACAAATTTATGAGGATCACCTTACCTTACCTACTAATTTGGAAAATCCAACTACGAGAGAGGAGACGGTGGAGAGGGATAACTGTCAGTTGTGGTGCGTGAGGTGtttcttattatatatatgttggaATGTATGTTGTTCACTGATAAAAGCAACATGCACATTGAGGTGATACATCTTGAGACGATGTGGGACTTTAGCAGGATGCATGAATGTCATGGGGTGGACGACCTTGGCTTATGTTTATCATAATCTTATCTGCACTACTAACGTCGTGAAAACAATTATTGGGGGGGGGGATATTGTAACACCCATTTAAATAAATAGGATGTTACAAAACTcgacatttataaaaatatatatatatatataaattttatttctaggTAATAATTCCAGCAGCGGAAACATTTCATTGTTctcattaataaaaattaacattgtCATACAAGATCATAATAGGAAATAACATTAGTTCCAAgattcaaactaaaaaaaataaaaaaattaaattaatcgtCGACCCCAATCTATGGTGTTACATATCAAAGCTTGTATTCGACTACATGTCTAATCATTGCTAAAATAAAGTTGGCGGAAGACAATTCCTGTCGCAACCTGTTAGGCGTCCTGCAACTAGATCTCATCGTCCTAAGTATATGTACCACACGGGTACAAACACcataaatacaacaacaaaaaagggAGGAGGAATCCAGACATAACATATTATTAGGAAAACAAGCacaaatcattaaaataaagatagtaaaaatattatgttgtCGTAGAACGTCAACCAATATTTTATCAACAGATCACACATTTCATCATCTCACTCCATTCCAcgattttaacataaaaaacaagTATCATCATTTAAATGCATATGGGTTCATCGTAAGATCTATATGAATGTGGTACCACACCTACTAGTCATAGTTTGTCAGAGTTATGTTACTGGatttttctcatcatcaatgCACGACATCATGCTCTAGACTCTATATGAACACAAAGAATTAAATTCGACAAGTAATACATGTATACACAAAGTCACATAATCCACATATTAATGCAAAACTTTCCCTAAAATCCACAACTCTAAGGCAAGCACACAAATCACCACcactctcatcatcatcataatataGTTATCGTCATTCTCAACATCAGTAAAATATGAATGTTATCATTATCTTTATCATCATAGTTTAACCATCGACACTCTCATCATCACAACAATGTAGACATAGTCGTTATCttcattattataatataacatCATTATTTCCATCGTATTTATTCATTTACATAGATATAGTATCAATTGTCATCACTCTTTGTCACCGTTATAggattcctaatcattactctCTATCAACCGTTTATATCACCACATTACTCATTCATTAATCCAACCCTACGTGTGACTCATTTCTACGTTAACAtcactctattttattttattaatcactTTACGGACATACTTTATTCTCTCACCTTTTCTAGGCTCTCCGTATACTTTGTTTATGATATCATATATTATCCCTCATTCTTAGTCTCGAGATGAATTCGTATTCATTATCATTACATATAACGTCTCCTTTCTATACAACTAGGTTCTTCCCCACCATCGTCATTAACTCTTTCTTACTTATCTTTCTCATTAAAGCGACattggctctgtttggtaaggGCAGAAAATTAGCTTATACCTTATAgcggatagcttataagctcgtttgacaaaaaaagctatGTTTttgctccaaaaaaaaaagctctgtttggtaacggTTTTTTAcaacgagcttatagcttatttcatgagcttataagctatttttcagacgctatttcaagtagcatttgagcttatagcttatcactTTTTATTCCATtattacccttattattttaattaaaacccACTTTTGctcttaataaaaatttattacgtatataatataaaataaaacgagGCTATTACGTTATGGGTACTAGTAAGGTTAGCTGAATATAATTCAATagttaggaaaaaaaatcattcttgaaGTATTCAGTTTAcgtatttttttcttaactttaacgatttagtttttttaaaaaaaaattagtttgtttggaatataagatttttttctttaagaaaatgttatgaaaaattaaaattttaagtattccatatttttttaaatgtactTCTTTCTCTATGTATCAAACGTggttatcatttttaatttttttttggtggtgttatAGTATTTGAGTTTTtctgaataaaaatattttaaaaaaactttgagtTTGGGTTATGCAGAACAAATTatttccaaaagaaaaagattaaattattgATGAATTCACTTTTCTCTAAAGAAAAGATtgaaaaaactcaaaataagaATTTTTCCAAGAACATTTTTTGTAACGAAAAAACAAATGTATGGTGGTGTTGTCTTCATAAAAATAGGATGGTATAAAAATGTCCTTTTGTGTCATTTACATTGATCAGCTTGTTGAACccctaattttaccaaacactttaaagtgtatatacatatatatatataagcggTGCATTACAAATACAACATATAAAACCAATACTGGTAGTATATATAAAGTGTTGCTACCTTTCTAAAGGTTTTGcattatatttttgttccttcaaaggttttgtatttttaggtcAAAGACatgtatttttgacaaaaaaaatctttttttccaaaaaaaaagttttgaaatatgCAATTTGAGCAAATGTGGTGAACCTAACGAGTCGAACCGAGTGGTttgtgaactttaaacgagccgaactcgagctagaaaaaatgtttgtttcgaACTCGAGCCGAACtaattcttatcgagtcgagctCAAACATATTCGATTCGACTCGGCTCATTTTCAGCCCTAGTCATCATCTTTACCTCATTCTTCTAATCTTAACTTCATTCTAATTTAAAGTTATTATCTCACCTTATCATTACTTTCGACTTCGAAAACTTCCCTCACTAAGACTTCATTATAATTCAAGGTTTTATTTCCTCGAATATCGGTcgttattattatcatcaaataGTATAACTATTACCTCTTACCCTCTTTCCTATTCATCCTTGCTCTCTTCTAATCGATTTCCGTCTTATACATCGCCATTATCATTCCTATTATCTTTCATTACTTAATTCACAACTCTCTATCTTTCCTTACATGTCGTCTACGATCATCTAATTCGATTACACTATATTCTTTATTCGTTTTTAGACTTTATACATTCCTATATATCATTCGCCTAAAGTTCCTTAATTAGCCTGACTCTCTCACTCTCCAATTAGCAATACTCATAAGCTTATTATTGGTTTACGAAGATTGTGTTTTACATTCGTCGGTTACTCGAAAAAAAACACCAACTTCATATTTCCCCTCATCATCGTCCTTTTTCACTTCTTTATtcctttcatattttataacCTCGTGATCGACTTACCACATTGGACATTTTAAATATCCCAAGGGCTTACTCTTGTCATTACCACTCCATTGTGAACTATCTAtctatttctcttcttcttccacttaTACTACTTAAAACTACTTCACCATTTTAGGCTCATCTCTATTTCGAGGGACCTATATTTACCTTAGTCATCTATCTTAACGTCTCCCATGTCCCTCCTCCTATCATTGCATTTCACTCCCTATTGTCAGGCCATCTTTAACATCATATTAGATTCTCATATATTACTATCTTCGGTTCATATTTAAACTTGCTTTTATCTTGAGACACCATTTCTATTTATGCTCGAACACACTTCCTAATCTTTGTTTATTAGTTTAGGACCATTACTTTTACTTCTCACTCTAATGGCTCACTTAAACTCCTTATAATTTTCAAAGTGGTTTTGGAGTCCATTGATGCAATAATTtaatcataactcaagttataaaaatataaatggattcaaatcaaaattaaactaaagctaacattcatatctacaactttcatgaagacGCCCAAACCTAATTCGGAACAGAAAGTGGTAGAAATGTTGATTTTCCTAAGCTTGGGGAAAGAGCACGACCTTgctgacccatgtgtagtattttgatcatatctTGCGTTCTGAATGCTTAAATCCAATCCCTACAAATGCTAGTGAAATCTAACAttcatatctacaactttcatgaagacACATAAACCCAATCATAACTTAAACTTGCCAAATCGAGACAGTAAGAAACACACAGCGACAACAAAATCGTAGTTCTGCTGCGATTTCGCTTTGGGGAACCCTTTTAGACtccatttttttatcttttactcTGCAAACTCGACCATAATCTTCACCGCATGACTACTCTATAATTCAAACACTAATTCTTTGTTAACCTACCGGATTATCCATtctttttaaggataaaaaactcaattcaaaTACCTAAACTAGTTTTCCTCAATTCTCATCTTTCAACTTTATCTTTCAATTCGTTCATCATAAATCTCTCATCAAAATCtcacatcataacaacaacaacatcttaaGAATTAAACACCGTCCATCATATATTAAGATACACTAAAGTGCAAAGATTCTTCCTCTTACCTCGAAAATTTCGGTTTGTGGCTTGACCTCACTACCGCTAGGGTTTCTCCTCATATGCTCATGTTTTCTTCTGTTTCCATGTTCGGCAATTGAGACTCTTCTAACTCCTAACCattctatttatatttgggTCGGTCACTTGTTAATATTCTATTCTCCTCGACTCACTATTCTTTTACCCCTCCCTTCCCCCACTTATTGAAAACTTATATTATACACCCCGAGTCTATATTGTTGTTACATACTAGAA
Above is a genomic segment from Medicago truncatula cultivar Jemalong A17 chromosome 5, MtrunA17r5.0-ANR, whole genome shotgun sequence containing:
- the LOC11413473 gene encoding protein CURVATURE THYLAKOID 1D, chloroplastic, whose amino-acid sequence is MGHCTVQPLTLSKLPNSFAFHHKPSFPPKHALLSRSAFLRNVRATASEENPSGAGKLFNEKRDGVITLEADKNGYNETVENEDPKEVLPDGEGLPLELLDKLNFDINDTTSLAVYGGGAIVALWLTSAIVGAVDSIPVIPKLFEVVGLGYSLWFTYRYLLFKRNREELANKIEELKEQVLGQ